A window of the Haloquadratum walsbyi C23 genome harbors these coding sequences:
- a CDS encoding Lrp/AsnC family transcriptional regulator: MKDGELDSVDKQILYHLQRDARGVSSRDIGEELGLSPSTIRTRLNKLEASGIVRGYYIDIDYDLAGYPLYTKIICTAPVPKRDMLANRARDIHGVTAVREIMTGKRNIYVNAIGQSHDDLNRIAGEIDELGLDIVDEQLIRDEYVCPYHGFLEAEDVESADATTDVKSDDASEGR, translated from the coding sequence ATGAAGGACGGCGAGCTTGATTCAGTTGACAAGCAGATTCTTTATCATCTCCAGCGTGATGCACGTGGAGTCTCTTCTCGTGATATCGGTGAAGAACTCGGGTTATCACCCAGTACAATCAGAACACGATTAAACAAGCTTGAGGCAAGCGGGATTGTCCGAGGATATTATATTGATATTGATTATGACTTGGCTGGATATCCGCTGTATACAAAAATTATCTGTACAGCACCTGTCCCTAAACGCGATATGCTTGCAAACCGTGCTCGTGATATTCATGGCGTAACAGCAGTCCGTGAAATTATGACAGGAAAGCGGAATATATATGTAAATGCCATTGGGCAGTCACATGATGATCTGAATCGTATCGCGGGAGAAATCGATGAGCTTGGACTAGATATTGTTGATGAGCAATTAATTCGTGATGAATATGTCTGTCCATATCACGGCTTCCTTGAGGCTGAAGATGTTGAGTCAGCCGACGCTACTACTGATGTCAAATCCGATGACGCAAGTGAGGGTCGGTAA
- a CDS encoding bacteriorhodopsin translates to MRMIGPEQLDSAVLQLTQSDVLSQVQNDVLLSSSLWVNIALAGLSILLFVYMGRNITSGRARLIWGATLMIPLVSISSYLGLASGLTVGFIEMPAGHALAGQEVMSQWGRYLTWALSTPMILLALGVLADVDRGSLFTVIAADIGMCVTGLGAALITSSYLFRWAFYIISCTFFVVVLFALLFEWPVSAAAAGTDDIFSTLRLLTVVLWIGYPVIWAAGVEGFALIQSVGLTSWGYSGLDILAKYAFSFLLLRWVADNEPTVSSPASNTAESGAVADD, encoded by the coding sequence ATGCGAATGATCGGTCCTGAACAATTAGATAGTGCCGTATTACAACTGACGCAATCGGATGTGCTTTCACAGGTACAAAATGATGTGTTGCTGAGTTCCTCACTCTGGGTGAATATTGCTCTTGCTGGGCTATCGATTCTTCTATTTGTATACATGGGGCGAAACATCACCAGTGGGCGTGCCAGACTTATCTGGGGCGCAACATTGATGATTCCACTTGTCTCAATCTCAAGTTATCTTGGGTTGGCGTCTGGACTCACAGTTGGATTTATTGAAATGCCGGCTGGTCACGCACTTGCTGGTCAGGAAGTTATGAGCCAATGGGGTCGATATCTCACATGGGCGCTTTCAACGCCGATGATTCTCCTCGCGCTTGGAGTCCTTGCAGATGTTGATCGTGGAAGCTTATTCACGGTTATTGCGGCTGATATTGGAATGTGCGTTACCGGACTTGGCGCTGCGCTTATTACTTCATCATATCTCTTCCGTTGGGCATTTTACATCATCAGCTGTACGTTCTTCGTTGTTGTGCTGTTTGCACTGCTGTTTGAGTGGCCAGTCTCAGCCGCCGCAGCAGGCACTGATGATATTTTCTCGACACTTCGTCTACTAACGGTTGTTTTATGGATCGGATATCCAGTTATTTGGGCTGCCGGAGTCGAAGGATTTGCACTTATTCAGTCAGTTGGACTTACTTCTTGGGGCTATTCTGGACTTGATATCCTCGCGAAGTATGCGTTCTCGTTCTTACTATTACGATGGGTGGCTGATAATGAACCAACTGTGTCATCACCTGCAAGTAATACCGCAGAGAGTGGAGCGGTTGCTGATGACTGA
- a CDS encoding DEAD/DEAH box helicase: protein MSRQVSRVDTLFLHERGEDFAVVVRRDGGRVFQGTLELKQTSAGPRPAKFRVKRGDSEEPQDPSSFVDIAREASRIRISQQTSPPNRTALSELLDGYQLDALVVRTCRYCASNGRYSPITDETAIATDREYICPDCAKRELERELDFSTGTGRLTGAAQQRLEELLIETQDLDRITDLLSGGLDPDLTRFDTVSATTDEVDLVETTTLDLHPKLQELLEARFDTLLPVQSLAVNNGLFDGHDQLVVSATATGKTLIGELAGVNRVLTEGGKLLFLVPLVALANQKHEDFTERYGDLIDITIRVGASRIADDTNRFDPDADIIVGTYEGIDHALRTDKDLGDIGTIVIDEVHTLKEGERGHRLDGLISRLKYYCATRANHRRGYDGAQSIYLSATVGNPETLAERLQTTLIEFEERPIPIDRHVTFADGREKVDITNKLVRREFDTKSSKGYRGQTIVFTNSRRRCHEISRKLSYSSAPYHAGLDYNQRKRVERDFGDQDLAAVVTTAALAAGVDFPASQVVFDSLAMGIEWLSVQEFEQMLGRAGRPDYHDEGTVYLLVEPDGAYHNSMDRTEDEVAFTLLKGEMEDVMTIYDESAAAEETLANVVVAGKHAKQLNERMIGEVPTKRAVGKLLEWEFIDGLTPTPLGRAVCRHFLSPQDAFMLLDQIRNNVDPYEIIATMELEDNE, encoded by the coding sequence GTGTCTCGACAGGTTAGTCGCGTCGACACCTTATTTCTCCACGAGAGGGGAGAAGACTTCGCTGTCGTTGTCAGACGTGATGGTGGGCGCGTTTTCCAGGGAACACTTGAATTAAAGCAAACGAGCGCTGGTCCTCGTCCAGCAAAATTCCGCGTCAAACGTGGTGATAGTGAAGAACCGCAGGACCCGAGCAGCTTCGTTGATATCGCCCGTGAAGCGTCTCGTATCCGAATCTCACAGCAAACATCACCTCCAAACCGAACTGCACTTTCGGAGTTGCTTGATGGATATCAACTCGATGCACTTGTCGTACGTACATGTCGTTATTGTGCATCGAATGGTCGATATTCGCCAATCACCGATGAGACTGCAATTGCGACCGATCGAGAATATATTTGTCCTGATTGTGCGAAGCGTGAACTTGAACGCGAACTCGATTTCTCGACGGGCACAGGTCGCCTGACTGGAGCCGCACAACAGAGACTTGAAGAACTTCTCATCGAAACACAGGATCTCGATCGAATTACTGATCTTCTTTCAGGTGGTCTCGACCCTGATCTCACTCGATTTGATACCGTTAGTGCAACGACTGATGAGGTTGATCTCGTTGAAACAACGACGCTTGATCTTCATCCTAAACTCCAAGAGCTTCTTGAAGCTCGATTTGATACACTTCTTCCAGTACAGTCACTCGCCGTGAATAATGGTCTATTTGATGGTCATGATCAGCTTGTCGTAAGTGCAACTGCAACTGGAAAAACACTTATTGGTGAACTTGCCGGCGTCAACCGTGTTCTTACTGAGGGTGGGAAACTCCTGTTTCTCGTGCCACTAGTTGCTCTTGCAAATCAAAAACATGAGGACTTCACTGAGCGATATGGAGATTTGATTGATATAACAATTCGGGTCGGTGCCTCACGTATCGCTGATGATACTAATCGATTCGACCCGGATGCAGACATTATTGTTGGAACATATGAAGGCATCGACCATGCACTTCGAACCGATAAAGATCTTGGGGATATTGGAACGATCGTCATTGATGAGGTTCATACGCTGAAAGAAGGCGAACGGGGTCACCGACTTGATGGACTCATCAGCCGACTCAAATATTACTGTGCGACACGTGCTAATCATCGTCGTGGGTATGATGGTGCACAGTCAATCTATCTTTCCGCGACCGTTGGGAACCCTGAAACCCTTGCAGAACGTCTTCAAACAACATTAATTGAATTTGAAGAACGCCCAATTCCAATTGACCGACATGTCACATTTGCTGACGGTCGGGAAAAAGTCGATATCACGAATAAGCTTGTCCGCCGTGAGTTTGATACAAAATCATCGAAAGGGTACCGTGGACAGACAATAGTTTTCACTAATTCACGACGTCGGTGTCATGAAATCTCGCGAAAGCTTTCGTATTCATCAGCACCATATCATGCTGGACTAGATTATAACCAACGAAAACGTGTTGAACGAGACTTTGGCGATCAGGATCTTGCTGCTGTTGTCACGACCGCAGCGCTCGCGGCTGGCGTTGACTTTCCGGCTTCACAGGTGGTCTTTGATTCGCTCGCGATGGGTATCGAATGGCTCTCAGTACAAGAATTTGAGCAAATGCTTGGTCGCGCTGGTCGCCCCGACTATCATGATGAAGGAACAGTATATCTACTTGTTGAGCCTGATGGAGCATATCACAATTCGATGGATCGAACCGAGGATGAAGTCGCGTTCACACTGCTAAAAGGTGAGATGGAAGACGTAATGACAATATATGATGAGTCTGCTGCTGCTGAGGAGACACTTGCGAATGTCGTTGTTGCTGGTAAACATGCAAAACAGCTAAATGAACGAATGATTGGTGAAGTGCCGACAAAACGCGCTGTTGGAAAACTTTTAGAGTGGGAATTTATCGATGGACTCACTCCAACCCCGCTTGGACGCGCTGTCTGTCGCCATTTTCTCTCACCACAAGACGCGTTCATGTTACTTGACCAGATTCGCAATAATGTCGACCCGTATGAGATTATTGCAACAATGGAGCTCGAAGATAATGAGTGA
- a CDS encoding CBS domain-containing protein: protein MRGIRIGSAFGIPIKLDITFLLILPLFAWLIGNDIAQLTGIVNDVFGSAIVADPLTTGSTQWILGAATAIGLFICVLLHEFGHSLVAMYYGYTIDSITLWLFGGVASFTEMPERWQESLIIAVAGPIVSVGIGVIAYIGFITVPLPGSLEPAKFVIGYLALTNVLLAVFNMLPGFPLDGGRVLRALLARTRSHARATQIAAEVGKVFAFLLGIVGLFANLFLVALAFFIYIGASSEAQQTVMKAAFDGVTVGDIMTERSDLDVVEQNVSVATLLERMFTERHTGYPVVDNGGLVGVVTLDDARSVEEVEREAYRVSDVMTPDVTTINPDADAMDAMQRMQENDIGRLPVIENTELVGLISRSDLMTALNIIKSRGSQTALTKRSSTSLPNAR, encoded by the coding sequence ATGCGAGGCATCCGAATCGGCAGTGCATTTGGCATCCCAATCAAACTTGATATCACATTTCTGCTTATTCTTCCATTATTTGCCTGGCTTATTGGCAATGATATTGCACAACTCACCGGTATTGTGAACGATGTCTTCGGATCAGCGATTGTCGCTGACCCACTTACGACCGGATCAACACAGTGGATCCTTGGTGCTGCGACGGCTATTGGACTATTTATTTGTGTTCTTTTACACGAATTCGGTCACTCACTGGTCGCGATGTATTATGGATATACCATTGATTCAATCACATTATGGCTTTTCGGAGGGGTTGCAAGTTTCACCGAGATGCCCGAGCGATGGCAAGAGTCACTCATCATTGCCGTTGCAGGACCGATTGTGAGTGTTGGAATCGGAGTGATTGCATATATTGGGTTTATTACAGTACCACTGCCGGGATCACTCGAACCAGCAAAGTTCGTGATCGGATATCTCGCGTTGACAAATGTACTGTTGGCTGTATTCAACATGCTCCCAGGATTTCCCCTGGATGGTGGTCGTGTCCTCAGAGCATTACTTGCGCGAACCCGGTCACACGCACGTGCAACACAAATCGCCGCAGAAGTAGGGAAAGTATTCGCATTCTTACTTGGTATTGTTGGCTTGTTTGCGAATCTGTTCCTTGTTGCGCTTGCCTTTTTCATTTACATTGGTGCTTCCTCAGAGGCACAACAGACGGTTATGAAAGCTGCTTTCGATGGGGTCACTGTTGGTGATATCATGACTGAGCGATCGGATCTCGACGTTGTTGAGCAGAACGTATCAGTCGCAACATTACTTGAGCGGATGTTCACTGAACGACATACTGGTTACCCTGTTGTTGATAATGGTGGTCTTGTTGGCGTTGTGACGCTAGATGATGCGCGCTCAGTAGAGGAAGTGGAACGTGAGGCATACCGTGTCAGTGATGTAATGACACCTGATGTGACGACAATCAATCCTGATGCAGATGCAATGGATGCAATGCAACGAATGCAAGAAAATGATATCGGTCGACTCCCGGTTATCGAGAATACTGAACTCGTTGGACTTATTTCTCGATCAGACCTCATGACTGCGCTTAATATTATCAAATCACGAGGGTCACAGACAGCATTGACTAAACGTAGTTCAACATCACTGCCAAACGCACGATGA
- a CDS encoding HAD family hydrolase — MTLTAVGFDLDETLAIPTRDRATILAEAVASVGAPQITREAYLEAHGRHLTSETRTPIFADLLAGRETDVDAKALADAYRREIADALVPLNGIKPFLQTLTTEYNVGLLTNGPQLAQRHKLQTLSLTQSFDVALVTGELSAGKPDPAAFKALTDALDVTAGETAYVGDDIDADIMGAANAGLIPIQVTYDGGPAPASEAAVHIPRQKLCSRLPTVLKEY; from the coding sequence GTGACACTCACCGCGGTCGGATTTGACCTCGATGAGACGCTCGCTATTCCGACACGTGATCGGGCAACGATCCTTGCGGAGGCAGTTGCGAGCGTTGGCGCCCCACAAATTACTCGAGAAGCGTATCTTGAGGCCCACGGACGTCATCTGACGAGCGAAACACGTACGCCAATATTTGCGGATCTACTTGCTGGTCGTGAGACCGATGTCGACGCGAAAGCACTCGCAGATGCATATCGGCGCGAGATCGCCGACGCACTTGTCCCGCTCAATGGAATTAAACCATTCCTGCAAACGCTTACAACAGAATATAATGTTGGTCTCCTTACAAATGGACCACAGTTAGCACAACGGCACAAACTTCAGACACTCAGTTTGACGCAATCATTTGATGTTGCTCTGGTAACTGGTGAGTTGTCTGCTGGAAAGCCAGATCCTGCTGCATTCAAGGCGCTCACCGATGCACTCGATGTAACAGCAGGTGAGACTGCATATGTCGGTGATGATATTGATGCCGATATAATGGGCGCGGCTAACGCTGGATTAATTCCGATTCAAGTGACATATGATGGTGGTCCAGCACCCGCATCTGAGGCTGCTGTGCATATTCCGCGTCAAAAACTTTGTTCTCGGCTTCCAACAGTTCTTAAAGAGTATTAA
- a CDS encoding DNA double-strand break repair nuclease NurA, protein MTLDPVHVDGIANIAAYLAQHVDDTDHTDLAANIWENFLDPLVDTTGRAVCEPISEQRLRVAAIDDIALAETPFETVHGLDAGTINPTTFKNGLVLDLAQAALAAVPSNLDLHRHRSIVATTHLADTVVSLDEPWQSLDAGYCRWRIMQAPRVDRYSEGVVHALALYLAESSHALEHAEAVSELLILDGPLYPVELLNWQDRNTTFKTLSTETKPRSIVENYLRLVESFVKRDVPLCGFIKNPASKRLVGTLRDRNIEVPWTDDTAFFTQLLERRDDDATSGQKSGVEERHTDEITFTSWFISRSGANATVAADGDAYGLDRHLDPLCYETCFCVIYEPQYDILYRLEMPYAFARDDTTRSAVTQQIVSEVAARRGPPAAIAKADELARISADEKTSLRRQFSESLDADEIKRYDDVRWGDTEYN, encoded by the coding sequence GTGACCCTTGACCCTGTCCACGTCGATGGTATTGCCAACATTGCTGCATACTTAGCACAACACGTGGACGACACAGACCATACTGATCTCGCTGCGAATATCTGGGAGAACTTTCTTGATCCGCTTGTCGATACGACGGGTCGCGCTGTGTGTGAACCGATCTCTGAACAACGACTTCGGGTGGCAGCCATTGATGATATTGCTCTCGCTGAGACACCCTTTGAGACCGTTCATGGGCTTGATGCTGGAACAATCAACCCGACAACGTTCAAGAATGGACTGGTTCTTGACCTTGCGCAAGCGGCTCTTGCAGCCGTTCCATCAAATCTTGATCTTCATCGTCACCGAAGCATTGTTGCAACAACACACTTAGCCGATACGGTTGTGTCACTTGATGAGCCATGGCAATCACTTGATGCAGGTTACTGTCGGTGGCGGATTATGCAAGCTCCACGGGTCGACCGTTATAGCGAGGGTGTCGTGCATGCACTCGCACTTTATCTTGCTGAGAGTTCACACGCGCTTGAACATGCTGAGGCTGTCTCTGAGCTACTAATACTGGATGGACCGTTATATCCGGTTGAATTACTCAATTGGCAAGATCGTAACACTACATTCAAGACGCTTTCAACAGAGACGAAGCCACGATCAATTGTCGAGAACTATCTTCGACTTGTTGAGTCATTCGTCAAGCGCGATGTTCCGCTTTGTGGATTCATTAAAAATCCAGCATCCAAACGGCTGGTTGGAACACTTCGTGATCGTAACATTGAGGTCCCATGGACAGACGATACAGCGTTTTTTACACAACTACTTGAGCGACGAGATGACGATGCGACTAGCGGTCAGAAAAGTGGTGTAGAAGAACGACACACGGATGAAATAACATTTACAAGTTGGTTTATATCGCGGAGTGGTGCCAATGCAACTGTTGCTGCTGATGGTGATGCATATGGGTTGGACCGGCATCTTGACCCGCTCTGCTATGAGACCTGCTTTTGCGTCATCTATGAACCACAATATGACATTCTCTACCGACTTGAGATGCCATATGCGTTCGCTCGTGATGATACGACACGAAGTGCTGTGACGCAACAAATTGTAAGCGAAGTTGCGGCGCGCCGCGGACCACCAGCCGCGATTGCGAAAGCAGACGAATTAGCCCGAATCAGTGCTGATGAAAAGACGTCACTCCGAAGGCAGTTTTCAGAGTCACTTGATGCTGATGAAATAAAACGCTATGATGATGTCCGCTGGGGAGACACCGAATATAACTAA
- a CDS encoding DUF7113 family protein — MIFVRGLGGGTGLTGTIFERGEDAPSYKGAPDGDAPYVWVCDEFYEVESGGIETTINDTTIRIAFESPMPRGFETRDQAVEAAKAHVRTQLARIGVPRSDVRIKVFRSDPDTGHETELERT; from the coding sequence ATGATATTCGTTCGTGGACTTGGTGGGGGAACGGGGTTGACTGGGACAATCTTCGAACGCGGCGAGGATGCACCATCATACAAAGGCGCACCTGATGGAGATGCACCGTACGTGTGGGTTTGTGACGAATTTTATGAGGTCGAAAGCGGGGGGATCGAGACGACGATTAATGATACGACAATCCGGATTGCATTTGAGTCGCCGATGCCACGTGGGTTTGAAACTCGTGATCAAGCCGTTGAAGCCGCCAAAGCACACGTTCGAACACAACTAGCTCGAATCGGTGTTCCAAGATCTGATGTTCGAATTAAAGTGTTCAGATCAGATCCAGATACCGGGCATGAAACAGAACTAGAGCGAACATAA
- a CDS encoding ATP-binding protein: MDLGDFDPSDVDSETEADEEDMNSPEDERIINAARESPASEPGQKTDADIGMNTHIEKSQEESTSNTESPTFDSYDITPVKQNVGLGTIAVSQGLRIAEDDDETQLRAYVTADNRDRIRIGTYLLVPYPDGEMLFCRIAAVEYAQEFHTDDATEIHARRAMRRDEFTERDYKFVATLRPLAILFNETTNTTDTHDDVSDNIATLTRRMVDRVPKPGAIVRAATDAKQIKTGLNIPRDGVFLGHLSVGGERVETAASPPTIDYRLNDDYTSGDPLIFRHTLVAGGTGSGKTHASKNVLRQLLAEDRTYEMDDGRSSRLAVVQFDPQDEYAQMHDDNPALDSETIRRYEREEISHGGHNDTIALVPKEDGVTYSGDTHRAEQVRFTIPFSMVRTRPWLVAGSRLNENQYPALRHLLNRFFNEYGNSGTYAGFKTFLENPALREELDESGRVHEATFDAVKRRVWGVPDNIFDQSARPITELDHQLVRPGGLSVIPTYHLSSTRVKEMVVLAVSSLLVDDKLSNNPYSDRINETPLLIGMDEAHNFLTDADTVQARKVISKFTEAAKQGRKERLGLFLITQDPQDIAESVFKQVNTKLILNLGDEDAINSVNIPAALENKVPYMKKGQQVIYSPDNSEPVEIQGLRHCLTRHGE; the protein is encoded by the coding sequence ATGGACCTCGGTGATTTTGATCCTTCGGATGTAGACTCGGAAACAGAAGCCGATGAAGAGGACATGAACTCCCCCGAGGATGAACGCATAATTAATGCTGCGAGGGAGTCGCCAGCATCGGAGCCGGGGCAGAAAACTGACGCAGATATCGGGATGAATACTCATATTGAGAAATCACAAGAAGAAAGCACCAGCAATACAGAATCACCCACATTTGATTCGTATGATATAACACCGGTTAAACAGAATGTGGGTCTTGGAACAATTGCTGTCTCACAGGGACTTCGAATCGCAGAGGACGATGATGAGACGCAGCTTCGAGCGTATGTCACTGCAGATAACCGTGACCGCATCCGAATTGGGACATATTTGTTAGTGCCGTATCCTGATGGTGAAATGCTTTTCTGCCGGATTGCCGCTGTTGAGTATGCACAGGAGTTTCATACCGATGATGCAACGGAAATTCACGCCCGACGGGCGATGCGTCGTGATGAATTCACAGAACGTGATTACAAATTTGTCGCCACTCTCCGACCGTTGGCAATTCTATTTAATGAAACTACCAATACTACGGATACTCATGACGATGTCAGTGATAATATAGCAACCCTTACCCGGCGTATGGTTGATCGCGTTCCAAAGCCCGGTGCGATTGTGCGAGCGGCAACAGATGCTAAACAAATAAAGACAGGGTTGAATATCCCGCGCGATGGTGTGTTTCTTGGACATTTATCAGTTGGCGGTGAGCGTGTTGAAACGGCTGCAAGCCCTCCGACAATTGATTATCGACTTAATGATGACTACACTAGCGGTGATCCACTAATATTCAGACACACACTTGTCGCAGGTGGAACCGGGTCAGGAAAGACACATGCAAGTAAGAATGTATTGCGGCAACTCCTCGCTGAAGACCGAACATATGAGATGGATGATGGACGTTCATCCCGACTTGCGGTGGTGCAATTTGACCCACAAGATGAGTATGCTCAGATGCATGATGACAATCCAGCGCTCGACTCTGAGACGATACGACGATATGAACGCGAGGAGATTAGTCATGGGGGGCATAATGATACCATTGCGCTTGTGCCCAAAGAAGATGGAGTAACATACAGCGGAGATACCCACCGCGCTGAGCAGGTCCGATTCACGATTCCATTCTCTATGGTTCGGACTCGTCCATGGCTTGTCGCCGGGAGCCGACTCAACGAGAACCAATATCCTGCCCTTCGACATCTATTAAATCGTTTCTTTAATGAATACGGTAACTCTGGGACATATGCCGGATTCAAGACATTCCTTGAGAATCCAGCGCTTCGTGAGGAACTTGATGAGTCAGGACGTGTCCATGAGGCAACGTTTGATGCGGTCAAACGACGCGTCTGGGGCGTTCCTGACAATATTTTTGACCAGTCGGCGCGACCAATTACCGAATTAGATCATCAACTTGTCCGTCCTGGCGGACTCTCCGTGATTCCCACATATCACCTCTCAAGCACACGAGTGAAAGAAATGGTCGTCCTTGCAGTGTCAAGTCTTCTCGTTGATGATAAACTGTCGAATAATCCGTATTCTGATCGGATTAATGAGACGCCATTGCTGATTGGGATGGATGAAGCACATAATTTCTTGACCGATGCAGATACGGTTCAAGCCCGGAAAGTAATCAGCAAATTCACTGAAGCAGCAAAACAAGGTCGAAAAGAGCGCCTTGGATTATTCTTAATTACACAGGATCCACAGGATATCGCAGAATCGGTATTCAAACAGGTGAATACAAAATTAATTCTCAATCTTGGTGATGAGGACGCGATTAATAGCGTCAATATTCCCGCAGCATTGGAAAATAAAGTTCCATACATGAAGAAAGGTCAGCAAGTTATTTATTCCCCAGATAATTCTGAGCCGGTCGAGATCCAAGGGTTGAGACACTGCTTAACACGTCATGGTGAATGA
- a CDS encoding IS630-like element ISHwa7 family transposase yields MTGGRRKEITHHLSEKKIDELLREATDDRRKERLGFLKNLYYGDLIAEAADREGRSAATGRRWADAWNEGGLEGLMPSFGGGRPPKLDEDEQEELLEMLRDGQPWKSQEIQHLLKEEFDVEYHPDYLGKVLRELGLSYAKPRPKRPYRPENPEEILDERVGDALDEDETPHNREEGDDEEGWTVDDDVCTDGGTVLGFFDASQPQPYDNSRRVWYVDDPHVERPLVKTEESAVGFYALNGESMVRWKETEKKERICEVLEAVREQNPGQRILLVLDKHGSHVCEYTRKRAHQLGIDLIFLPSGSPHLNPIEQVWKYLKWTTAPIIVEDEDEFHELVRDVFDQVTQRISFAKDWCQKFLDLQKFP; encoded by the coding sequence ATGACTGGAGGGCGTCGAAAAGAGATTACGCATCATCTCTCAGAAAAGAAAATCGATGAACTCCTTCGTGAAGCCACAGATGATCGTCGGAAAGAGCGGCTCGGGTTTCTGAAGAACCTCTATTACGGCGATTTGATTGCGGAAGCTGCCGACCGGGAAGGACGGTCGGCAGCGACCGGGAGGCGGTGGGCGGACGCCTGGAACGAAGGTGGGCTTGAGGGACTGATGCCGAGTTTCGGGGGCGGTCGGCCCCCGAAACTCGACGAAGACGAACAAGAAGAGCTGTTAGAGATGCTTCGAGACGGTCAACCGTGGAAATCACAGGAGATTCAGCATCTCCTCAAAGAGGAGTTCGATGTCGAATATCATCCGGATTACCTTGGGAAAGTTCTCCGTGAACTGGGCTTATCCTACGCAAAACCCCGTCCGAAGCGTCCATATCGACCGGAGAATCCCGAGGAAATACTCGACGAGCGCGTCGGCGACGCGCTCGACGAGGATGAGACCCCTCACAACAGAGAGGAAGGAGACGACGAAGAAGGGTGGACTGTTGACGACGATGTTTGTACAGATGGTGGGACTGTTCTCGGGTTTTTCGATGCGTCACAGCCACAGCCGTACGATAATTCCCGCCGGGTCTGGTACGTAGACGATCCACACGTGGAACGGCCATTAGTCAAGACAGAAGAGTCGGCGGTTGGATTCTACGCACTGAATGGGGAGAGTATGGTTCGCTGGAAAGAAACCGAGAAGAAAGAACGGATTTGCGAGGTGTTAGAAGCGGTTCGCGAGCAGAATCCGGGTCAGCGGATTCTGCTCGTCTTGGACAAGCACGGTTCACACGTCTGTGAATACACGCGCAAGCGTGCGCATCAACTTGGAATCGATCTCATCTTCCTTCCATCAGGATCACCGCATCTCAACCCAATCGAGCAGGTCTGGAAATACCTCAAGTGGACGACGGCTCCAATCATCGTCGAGGACGAAGACGAGTTCCACGAACTCGTCAGGGACGTATTTGATCAAGTGACACAGCGAATTAGTTTTGCGAAAGACTGGTGTCAGAAGTTCCTCGATCTGCAAAAGTTTCCTTGA
- a CDS encoding cell division protein SepF yields MGIMNKIIGGETDTPNEYVELDLDDFETVRGDADVRVRFAKIGGQQDIIDIKDAVYDGDLVIADITRHTTSDNTMERIVDDLRRVIEEVDGDMVQKGDDQLIIAPTGVAIARQKI; encoded by the coding sequence ATGGGAATAATGAACAAAATCATCGGTGGAGAGACGGATACACCAAATGAATACGTTGAACTCGATCTTGATGACTTCGAGACAGTCCGTGGTGATGCTGATGTCCGTGTTCGATTTGCAAAAATCGGTGGGCAACAGGATATTATCGATATTAAAGACGCTGTATACGATGGCGATCTCGTTATTGCTGATATTACACGACATACAACGAGTGATAATACAATGGAGCGTATCGTTGACGACCTGCGTCGAGTAATTGAAGAGGTTGACGGTGATATGGTCCAGAAAGGTGATGATCAATTAATCATTGCACCGACTGGCGTTGCGATCGCCCGACAAAAAATATAA